In [Phormidium] sp. ETS-05, the genomic window AGGAGCAAACCAACAGCCCGTGTCCTCGCCACCAGTAGCCACAGCTTCCGCGGCAAAACCTGCGCCAACCCAGACGCAGAAAACAACACCAGCAACCCAAAAGGCAAAGTTATGACAACATCATTATTGGATTTACGCGGCTATTTTATCCTGCCAGAATTGACCGCCCAAGGCATGGTTCGCGGACTGGGACGGGGATATATCCGAAAAGTGATTGCCCTGAACCAGGAATTAACCATTGTCATTGCCAATGGCGGTGCAACCCTATTTAACCTGCGGACGGGCGAAGCTCTCTGGGAAATTGACTGTCCTGCTGGTAGTGGGGCGGTCAGTGCTGATGGGCGTTTATTGGCTTTGGGTGGAGACAAAGATATTTACCTGTGGGATTTAACCACGGGAAGGCAACTGCACCTACTCCAGGGACATACAGGCTATGTGAATAGCGTCAGCTTCAGTCCTGATGGTAAAACCCTGGCTTCTGGGAGTCACGATAAAACCGTGCGACTTTGGGATGTGCCGACGGGACGGGAACTGCGCCAACTCCGGGAACATAAATACGGTGTGAATAGCGTCAGTTTCAGTCCAGATGGTCAAACCCTGGCTTCTGGGGGTTGGGATGGTGTGGTGCGGTTGTGGC contains:
- a CDS encoding PQQ-binding-like beta-propeller repeat protein; translation: MTTSLLDLRGYFILPELTAQGMVRGLGRGYIRKVIALNQELTIVIANGGATLFNLRTGEALWEIDCPAGSGAVSADGRLLALGGDKDIYLWDLTTGRQLHLLQGHTGYVNSVSFSPDGKTLASGSHDKTVRLWDVPTGRELRQLREHKYGVNSVSFSPDGQTLASGGWDGVVRLWRL